Proteins co-encoded in one Methylobacterium sp. WL1 genomic window:
- the coxB gene encoding cytochrome c oxidase subunit II: MRTVRTITRSPLSLAALGALLASTSGALAAGFGQPVPWEMSRQIPVTENARDILSFEIGLHWLSLVISVFVLGLILWCVFRFNEKTNPTPSRTTHNTAIEIAWTIVPVLILVAVAIPSFRLLRTQLADPKADMIVKVIGHAWYWSYEYPQTEAGGGFTFDANIDEDKQPRLLQTDNEMVVPLGKIVKIQVTAADVLHSWAMPAFGFKIDAVPGRLNQMWFRADKEGTFHGQCSELCGQRHAYMPIVVRVVSEQAYADWLNEAKTKYARIDNGTSFAEAR; encoded by the coding sequence ATGCGGACGGTGCGGACGATCACCCGATCACCCTTGAGCCTCGCCGCCCTCGGCGCCCTGCTCGCCTCGACATCCGGGGCGCTCGCCGCCGGATTCGGTCAGCCGGTGCCGTGGGAGATGAGCCGGCAGATCCCGGTTACCGAGAACGCGCGCGACATCCTCAGCTTCGAGATCGGCCTGCACTGGCTCTCGCTCGTGATCTCGGTCTTCGTGCTGGGGCTGATCCTCTGGTGCGTCTTCCGCTTCAACGAGAAGACCAACCCGACCCCGTCGCGCACCACCCACAACACCGCGATCGAGATCGCCTGGACGATCGTGCCGGTGCTGATCCTCGTCGCCGTGGCGATCCCGTCCTTCCGCCTGCTGCGCACGCAGCTGGCGGATCCGAAGGCCGACATGATCGTCAAGGTCATCGGCCATGCCTGGTACTGGTCCTACGAGTACCCGCAGACCGAGGCCGGCGGCGGTTTCACGTTCGATGCCAACATCGACGAGGACAAGCAGCCCCGCCTGCTCCAGACCGACAATGAGATGGTCGTGCCGCTTGGCAAAATCGTGAAGATCCAGGTCACTGCGGCGGACGTGCTGCATTCCTGGGCGATGCCGGCCTTCGGCTTCAAGATCGACGCCGTACCGGGCCGCCTGAACCAGATGTGGTTCCGGGCCGACAAGGAAGGCACCTTCCACGGTCAGTGCTCGGAGCTGTGCGGACAGCGTCACGCCTACATGCCGATCGTCGTCCGCGTCGTCAGCGAGCAGGCCTATGCCGACTGGCTGAATGAAGCGAAGACGAAGTACGCGCGCATCGACAACGGAACGAGCTTCGCCGAAGCCCGCTGA
- the fdhD gene encoding formate dehydrogenase accessory sulfurtransferase FdhD, which yields MQVVAYADAAPRAGTRVLAVEAPVNLVYGSVPHAVMMASPADLEDFAYGFSLTEGIIESADEIRSTRVEVGPDGLRLHVELAPGRLREHLARKRAISGRTGCGVCGIEDLAELPRADMRGAPDIQVSLPAIARALAGLDAAQVLGAETRAVHAAAWARLDGTLASVREDVGRHNALDKLIGAAMRAGTDPADGFLVITSRCSFEMVEKAARLGAAVIVAISAPTSLALERAQAHGITLCAIARADTLTVFTGSERLSPTD from the coding sequence ATGCAGGTCGTGGCCTACGCCGATGCCGCGCCCCGGGCGGGGACGCGGGTGCTCGCCGTCGAGGCGCCGGTCAACCTGGTCTACGGCAGCGTGCCGCATGCCGTCATGATGGCGTCGCCGGCCGACCTGGAGGATTTCGCCTACGGCTTCAGCCTGACGGAAGGGATCATCGAATCCGCCGACGAGATTCGCAGCACGCGCGTGGAGGTTGGCCCGGACGGGCTGCGCCTCCATGTCGAGCTGGCCCCCGGACGTCTGCGCGAGCACCTCGCGCGCAAGCGCGCCATCAGCGGGCGGACGGGCTGCGGTGTCTGCGGCATCGAGGATCTGGCGGAATTGCCACGCGCGGACATGCGGGGCGCCCCCGACATCCAGGTCTCGCTCCCGGCGATCGCCCGGGCTCTCGCCGGGCTCGACGCGGCGCAGGTGCTGGGCGCCGAGACCCGCGCCGTGCACGCCGCCGCCTGGGCTCGGCTCGACGGCACCCTGGCGTCCGTCCGCGAAGATGTCGGCCGCCACAACGCTCTGGACAAGCTGATCGGCGCCGCCATGCGGGCCGGCACCGATCCAGCAGACGGTTTCCTGGTGATCACCAGCCGGTGCTCGTTCGAGATGGTCGAGAAGGCCGCGCGCCTCGGTGCGGCCGTGATCGTGGCGATCTCGGCGCCGACCTCGCTGGCGTTGGAGCGTGCCCAAGCGCACGGGATCACACTTTGCGCCATTGCCCGCGCGGATACGCTGACCGTCTTTACCGGCTCGGAGCGTCTGAGCCCCACCGACTAG